A region of Silurus meridionalis isolate SWU-2019-XX chromosome 13, ASM1480568v1, whole genome shotgun sequence DNA encodes the following proteins:
- the kcnk6 gene encoding potassium channel subfamily K member 6, translating to MSTSYKSRVLSLVLVCVYVLYLVFGALVFSALEKPLEEKVQAELNLLKQQLISNMSCINISTLEQLLQTLLNANKYGVSLAQNSSEYSNWDLASALFFSNTLVTTIGYGHTTPLSDTGKAFSIVYALLGVPFTMLVLSACVQRLMSPLYLRPVASWRRRFGWHPHMANTVHFVLLLLLVSVVFFLVPATVFSIIEGSWSFLEAFYFCFISLCTIGLGDFVPGEQPKQKFRPLYKISVMVYLFVGLMAMYLVLRSFHKLADVQGWTAFFHLPSCDDDGDEERESPAVEPNECERDTKPLDPSARVSYNSISK from the exons ATGTCCACTTCATACAAGTCGCGTGTGTTGTCGCTGGttctggtgtgtgtatatgtgctgtATCTGGTGTTCGGAGCTTTAGTGTTCTCGGCACTGGAGAAGCCGCTGGAGGAGAAAGTTCAGGCCGAGCTGAATCTTCTCAAACAGCAGCTTATCAGTAATATGAGCTGTATTAACATATCCACACTGGAGCAGCTCTTACAAACACTCCTAAACGCGAACAAATACGGAGTGTCACTAGCACAAAACTCCTCCGAGTACTCCAACTGGGACCTGGCGTCTGCATTGTTCTTCTCCAACACTTTGGTGACCACCATCG GTTATGGCCATACCACTCCACTGTCTGATACGGGGAAAGCATTCTCCATTGTGTATGCTCTATTAGGTGTCCCCTTCACCATGCTGGTGCTGTCTGCATGTGTGCAGCGACTCATGTCGCCGTTATACCTTCGGCCAGTGGCGTCATGGCGTCGCCGGTTCGGCTGGCATCCTCACATGGCCAACACTGTACACTTTGTCCTCCTGCTCCTGCTGGTTTCTGTGGTGTTCTTTTTAGTGCCAGCTACTGTTTTCAGCATCATTGAAGGTTCATGGTCATTCCTGGAGGCCTTTTATTTCTGCTTCATCTCCCTTTGCACCATTGGGTTAGGTGACTTTGTCCCAGGCGAGCAGCCAAAACAGAAGTTCAGACCACTTTACAAGATATCTGTTATGG tttacctGTTTGTAGGTTTGATGGCAATGTACTTAGTCCTTCGCTCTTTCCATAAACTGGCCGATGTTCAAGGATGGACAGCGTTTTTCCATTTGCCAAGCTGCGACGACGATGgtgatgaagagagagaaagcccTGCTGTAGAACCTAACGAGTGCGAGAGAGACACAAAGCCACTGGACCCAAGCGCTCGTGTCTCTTACAACTCTATTAGCAAATAA
- the sertad3 gene encoding SERTA domain-containing protein 3: MVARGLKRKLRDDVRDLGWENQLQSVLNISIDKYQRDQALVEPSLLRSVLITNTLRQAKTHMEAAHENPMKKIPCFRQELGMPSAFEDVDDDCMEDLSLSTAITAILKNLDTALEGSSGSSAPQHSPLASVENLPGDRTGKRSPNKGLSTHLQDSVLDDFLLDFDTSVCEMDITDHTFDLPADDLVKYLPCVPCLGNEIGFLHSM; the protein is encoded by the coding sequence ATGGTGGCACGAGGACTGAAGCGGAAACTCCGCGATGATGTCAGAGACCTGGGGTGGGAGAATCAGCTGCAGTCCGTGTTGAACATTTCCATAGACAAGTACCAGCGCGATCAGGCCCTCGTGGAGCCGAGCTTACTGCGCTCTGTTCTTATTACTAACACACTCCGTCAGGCCAAAACACATATGGAGGCCGCTCATGAGAACCCCATGAAAAAAATTCCGTGTTTCCGGCAAGAACTCGGCATGCCCTCCGCGTTCGAAGACGTGGATGATGATTGCATGGAGGATCTGTCTTTATCCACCGCCATTACCGCCATTCTGAAGAATCTCGACACAGCTCTTGAAGGCAGCTCTGGCTCATCTGCCCCTCAGCATTCACCATTAGCCTCTGTGGAAAACCTTCCAGGGGACAGGACCGGCAAAAGGAGTCCGAACAAAGGTTTATCTACTCACCTGCAAGACAGTGTTTTAGATGATTTTTTATTGGACTTTGACACGTCTGTATGCGAAATGGATATTACTGATCACACATTTGACCTTCCTGCAGATGACCTTGTGAAATATTTACCCTGTGTACCCTGTTTAGGGAATGAAATAGGATTTTTACACTCCATGTAG